A section of the Acropora muricata isolate sample 2 chromosome 4, ASM3666990v1, whole genome shotgun sequence genome encodes:
- the LOC136914362 gene encoding uncharacterized protein — MGCSLILLAIFLGTATAIPETTNAKVCSNTGASYTLSPLPGYVRESNVTVIDVSWSRRNVSSNKWTVVLNWHYSNGCHMSTKSWAFGTRIQCSSDGKLIVDLMEGRHPGTFAHYLVEGRLSDSSHVHHFYKVEFIECLKTWIDASINLTDEIRKLLPHDAWKRLIEISFLDINNTYIARYKPGHCCDLISFENITTFPWLSWTTRLNPTGEKLKLTRIQQSDNLRDIQVRIILSSPKSDIEQNQVDISLRIIVDTSQGSRPHVTDKTHTLQLSTFRGFPQPSAENEVTRTSPTWLTSSSARASEKYWISTIVVLVVTVASCLN, encoded by the exons ATGGGTTGCTCTTTGATTTTATTGGCCATTTTTCTGG GAACGGCAACAGCGATCCCAGAAACAACGAACGCAAAAGTTTGTTCCAACACTGGAGCATCGTATACGTTATCTCCGTTGCCTGGATACGTGAGAGAAAGCAATGTCACGGTGATCGACGTTTCATGGAGTCGCAGGAATGTGAGCAGTAACAAGTGGACGGTTGTACTTAATTGGCATTACTCCAATGGTTGTCATATGTCAACGAAATCTTGGGCCTTTGGCACTCGCATTCAATGCTCTTCCGACGGGAAGCTTATCGTAGATTTAATGGAAGGAAGACATCCTGGAACATTTGCTCATTACTTGGTTGAAGGTCGACTCTCAGACAGTTCCCATGTTCACCACTTCTACAAAGTCGAGTTTATCGAGT GTTTGAAGACTTGGATTGATGCATCAATTAACCTTACTGATGAAATAAGAAAACTGTTACCTCATGATGCATGGAAAAGACTGATCGAGATCAGCTTTTTAGATATCAACAATACTTATATCGCACGGTATAAACCTGGACATTGCTGTGATTTAATAAGCTTTGAAAATATAACAACTTTTCCTTGGTTATCTTGGACAACACGATTAAATCCTACTGGGGAAAAGTTGAAGTTGACAAGAATTCAACAGAGCGACAACTTACGCGACATTCAAGTGAGGATTATTTTATCTTCACCGAAGAGCGACATAGAACAAAACCAAGTTGACATATCATTGAGGATTATCGTTGATACGTCCCAAG GATCACGGCCCCATGTAACAGACAAAACCCACACTCTACAGTTATCCACGTTCAGGGGATTTCCGCAACCATCGGCAGAGAATGAAGTGACAAGAACCTCTCCCACGTGGCTAACGTCCTCTTCTGCTCGTGCGTCAGAAAAATATTGGATATCTACAATTGTTGTTCTCGTTGTGACAGTGGCTAGCTGTCTAAATTAA
- the LOC136914656 gene encoding uncharacterized protein, with the protein MSWISLSLIFGLMRAVGAQSLETTSLTVCVNDSIALPRNDPSRLVERSWWRARYQDGPWIEIGHCVKTKGCINSTTVLPDGTRAWIGINESLIVERSSDLRNATAQFQFLVEDNLNRRHIYKVNFTVYCIWTKLSGNLNLSQIALGLYTRKHLVELYLFDTNGTQIALIHRDKGAYLQVTNKSHPATSYWNRLRIERGSLIFREINKAHNGTVIVVHALLNSKQTSTRLGSLSTKTIQIFVFNSTGHHRPSCSKSPQTHSSVSEPTGRPQSSTSLSPTSLGWDDYPPSSSSTTGLDGRTTNTSSELAWYEQLWAIIVLPIAATIIIVIMLSSLYYLSRRKRRTANRHQPTLPRNPPLPSLLSIQPSTPQVSTNA; encoded by the exons ATGAGTTGGATTTCATTAAGTTTGATTTTTG GCCTTATGCGTGCAGTAGGAGCCCAAAGTTTGGAAACAACTTCATTAACTGTATGTGTTAATGACTCGATTGCTTTGCCCCGCAACGATCCAAGCCGATTGGTGGAACGATCGTGGTGGAGGGCGAGATACCAAGACGGTCCCTGGATCGAGATAGGGCACTGCGTAAAGACCAAAGGATGTATCAACTCCACAACGGTGCTTCCGGATGGCACAAGAGCGTGGATTGGAATTAACGAAAGTCTAATTGTAGAACGTTCATCTGACCTAAGAAACGCAACggcacaatttcaatttttggtgGAGGATAATTTAAATCGTCGTCATATTTATAAAGTGAACTTCACAGTTTATT GTATATGGACGAAGCTAAGTGGAAACCTGAACCTATCACAAATCGCCCTTGGACTGTATACAAGGAAACACCTCGTGGAACTCTACCTTTTTGACACCAACGGGACACAAATTGCCCTTATACACAGAGATAAAGGGGCATATTTACAAGTGACAAACAAAAGTCATCCCGCAACATCTTATTGGAACAGGCTGAGGATTGAGCGAGGTTCCTTGATATTCCGTGAGATCAATAAAGCGCACAACGGGACAGTAATAGTTGTTCATGCACTGTTGAACTCCAAGCAAACGAGTACACGCCTCGGATCTTTATCGACAAAAACCATCCAGATTTTTGTCTTCAACTCAACAG GTCACCATAGGCCCTCTTGCTCTAAGTCACCACAGACTCATTCTTCTGTATCAGAGCCGACTGGTCGCCCTCAATCCTCAACATCTTTATCCCCAACGAGTTTGGGTTGGGACGATTATCCACCGTCGTCGTCCTCCACCACAGGGCTGGATGGACGAACAACAAACACAAGCAGTGAATTAGCTTGGTACGAACAACTATGGGCAATCATCGTTCTTCCAATTGCGGCGACAATAATCATCGTCATCATGTTATCTTCATTATATTACTTATCAAGAAGAAAAAGGCGAACAGCGAATCGTCATCAGCCCACGTTGCCTAGAAATCCCCCGCTGCCGTCTCTGCTTTCCATCCAGCCCTCCACCCCTCAAGTCAGTACTAATGCATGA
- the LOC136914030 gene encoding uncharacterized protein, whose protein sequence is MIFISFTLIFALMIAKGVETRETTSLTTCVTGTISLPGKDPSSSMKRSTWKVKYQDGDWIVAGHCVHLKGCTKHITVLPDGTRVRIGSNGSLIVERRSNQTNTSAQFQFLFENNSKRRRIFKVHFTLYCIYTRAGANLNVSQAVEELFSKEDLEEVYLFDANGTQFAQIHSNKGASLSMRNEGHIPMTAYLNRLRIEQGSLIFHEINQEDDETTIILEALLNSVQTSFGALSTKTMRIFVCNSSESIARRAQSSTSLSSKRLGSDYPPSSSSTTGLYGQTAKTSSDLAWYKQPWAIILLSLVAVIIIGIVISVILLIKKKKRRSSESLSSDVP, encoded by the exons atgatttttatttcatttactttgattttcG CGCTTATGATTGCAAAAGGTGTCGAAACTCGAGAGACAACCTCATTAACCACGTGTGTCACTGGGACGATCTCTTTGCCTGGCAAGGATCCGAGCAGTTCCATGAAACGATCTACGTGGAAGGTAAAATATCAGGATGGCGACTGGATCGTGGCAGGGCACTGTGTACACCTCAAGGGGTGTACAAAACACATAACGGTGCTTCCGGATGGCACAAGAGTGAGGATTGGAAGTAATGGAAGTCTAATTGTGGAGCGGAGATCCAACCAGACAAACACTTCAGCacaatttcagtttttgtttgagAATAATTCGAAACGTCGCCGTATTTTCAAAGTGCACTTCACACTTTACT GTATCTACACAAGGGCAGGTGCAAATCTCAATGTCTCACAAGCTGTCGAGGAACTGTTCTCAAAGGAAGACCTCGAGGAAGTCTACCTCTTTGACGCCAACGGGACACAGTTTGCTCAAATACACAGCAATAAAGGTGCATCTTTATCAATGAGAAACGAAGGTCATATTCCCATGACAGCTTATTTGAACAGGCTGAGAATTGAGCAGGGTTCTCTGATATTCCATGAGATCAATCAAGAGGATGACGAGACAACGATAATTCTTGAAGCGTTGTTAAACTCGGTGCAAACAAGCTTCGGGGCACTATCAACTAAAACAATGCGGATTTTTGTCTGCAATTCATCAG AGTCAATTGCACGTCGCGCTCAATCCTCAACATCTTTGTCCTCAAAGCGTTTGGGTTCGGACTATCCACCATCGTCCTCCTCCACTACAGGGCTGTATGGacaaacagcaaaaacaagCAGTGACCTAGCTTGGTACAAACAACCATGGGCAATCATATTGCTTTCATTGGTGGCAGTAATAATCATCGGCATCGTTATTTCCGTCATCTTATTAATCAAGAAAAAGAAGCGTCGGAGCAGCGAATCGTTATCATCCGACGTTCCCTAG